One Methylocapsa sp. D3K7 DNA window includes the following coding sequences:
- a CDS encoding adenylate kinase — MRLVLLGPPGAGKGTQSARLTEKYRIPQLSTGDMLRAAVKAATPVGLEAKAVMDKGGLVPDETVVGIVADRIEAPDAKGGFILDGFPRTVAQAEALAKMLRAKNMELDAVVELKVDDAALLARIVNRVKETLASGGTVRADDNPEAFKVRLDAYHAQTAPVSDFYAKNALLKSVDGMAPVDAVTHAIDDILESSRRPAQTS, encoded by the coding sequence ATGAGGCTGGTTCTTCTTGGGCCGCCCGGCGCTGGAAAAGGCACTCAGTCGGCGCGTCTCACGGAGAAATATCGCATCCCTCAATTGTCAACAGGAGACATGTTGCGCGCGGCGGTCAAAGCCGCGACGCCGGTCGGGCTGGAAGCAAAAGCGGTCATGGACAAAGGCGGTCTCGTCCCCGACGAGACGGTGGTCGGGATTGTCGCTGACCGAATCGAAGCGCCGGACGCCAAAGGCGGCTTTATCTTGGATGGATTCCCCCGCACCGTCGCTCAAGCCGAGGCCTTGGCCAAAATGCTGCGCGCCAAAAATATGGAACTCGATGCCGTCGTCGAACTCAAGGTCGACGACGCGGCATTGCTTGCCCGGATCGTCAATCGCGTGAAGGAGACGCTGGCGTCCGGGGGAACGGTGCGCGCCGATGATAATCCCGAGGCCTTCAAAGTCAGGCTCGATGCTTATCACGCGCAGACGGCACCCGTTTCTGATTTTTATGCAAAGAACGCCCTCTTGAAATCGGTCGATGGAATGGCGCCGGTCGATGCCGTCACCCATGCGATCGATGATATACTCGAAAGCTCTCGCCGGCCGGCTCAGACCAGCTGA